From a single Triplophysa rosa linkage group LG1, Trosa_1v2, whole genome shotgun sequence genomic region:
- the LOC130551202 gene encoding paraneoplastic antigen Ma1 homolog, translated as MSIPAEFGGPEVGSWYTQVVHFATETPKQNKEDEFQFKLMSFLQKEGKSLADIPSSASSAPDLNTKLVDAINSLVQTCHVASSEERVGYRKLRPFSGFIPTPPGEDEYEVWVEQTTHILEEWQCAENVKKQRLVECLRGPAADIVRFEKTGNPSATFSDYLGALESAFGTTEDAADLMLKFRSTYQNEGEKLSAYILRLDRMLHSMLRKKGIEYSAMNHLRMQQIVRGALSSDFVAMRLRMTHKLCTPPSFNKLMKEVREEETLLKDRNSVQSNVAVSVVSPSRNVSSTNTNMGDSEVEKLKKEIRGLKNEVSRLTAAVKEPISHDHPAVHSLPAAAESTPSRPVNKANVFCY; from the coding sequence ATGTCTATCCCAGCAGAGTTTGGAGGACCTGAAGTAGGCTCCTGGTACACACAGGTTGTCCATTTTGCAACTGAAACACCCAAGCAGAATAAGGAAGATGAGTTCCAGTTCAAGCTGATGTCTTTTCTTCAAAAAGAGGGGAAATCGCTAGCTGACATTCCAAGTTCGGCTTCCTCTGCACCTGACCTTAACACTAAGCTGGTTGATGCCATAAACTCCCTTGTTCAAACGTGTCATGTGGCTTCATCTGAGGAGAGAGTCGGATATAGAAAGCTGCGTCCTTTCTCAGGGTTTATACCAACTCCTCCTGGAGAAGATGAGTATGAGGTCTGGGTCGAGCAGACTACTCACATTCTGGAAGAATGGCAGTGTGCTGAAAATGTGAAGAAGCAGAGGTTAGTGGAGTGTCTCAGAGGTCCTGCAGCAGACATTGTAAGGTTTGAGAAGACTGGTAACCCATCTGCTACTTTCAGTGACTATCTTGGTGCACTAGAGTCTGCCTTTGGCACTACTGAGGATGCTGCAGATTTGATGTTAAAGTTTCGAAGCACTTACCAGAATGAGGGAGAAAAGCTCTCAGCCTACATACTGAGATTGGACAGGATGCTGCATAGTATGCTGAGGAAGAAAGGCATTGAGTATTCTGCCATGAATCATCTTCGAATGCAACAAATAGTCAGAGGTGCCCTATCCAGTGACTTTGTAGCTATGCGTTTGAGAATGACCCATAAGTTGTGCACCCCTCCTTCCTTTAACAAATTAATGAAGGAGGTGAGAGAAGAAGAAACTCTTCTGAAAGACAGAAATTCAGTACAGTCCAATGTAGCTGTCTCTGTGGTGTCCCCTTCGAGAAATGTGTCGTCTACTAACACTAACATGGGCGATTCAGAAGTAGAAAAGCTCAAGAAGGAGATAAGAGGACTTAAGAATGAAGTGTCTCGTCTGACCGCTGCTGTTAAAGAACCCATTTCCCATGATCACCCTGCTGTGCATAGTTTACCTGCGGCTGCAGAGAGCACACCTTCTAGACCAGTGAACAAAGCTAATGTCTTCTGTTACTGA